In Marisediminicola antarctica, one DNA window encodes the following:
- a CDS encoding APC family permease: MPRRTGLRSRPILLLAFAFAVMADPVSSVAYAVEAALRALDGDLTLLVPTMGLVVGIVAVVIINYRQLVARYPGGGGAAGAAGEAFGDAWSFLPIGALIVDFVPTIAISVSAGASAVIAYFPQLAPMRLALALGLVLVVGGITLFGHLGRVVFAVMTISFIVVAVIVLAYGLGADPQPPVDAPVTSPGGASIFAVLLAFPVAMALATGVEAPSSAIAQLGQLDNEGRRRFGQLTLWLTLGVVGTITIGLAVEIARLQIALPSADSTLVAELARFAAPAPVFAAFQLVTALLLLAAASSSFQAGPGLLAALAERSIGKGHDIGILPSALGRTNRARTPYWGVALFGALAMVIVVVGGGRDQELVLFYAVAVFISFLAGLAAMAKFSRQDGRRGYFALNVFGAVVVGFTLVANLTRGYPLVSLAATLLIAGALFWMWVRAGRPRGVRNVAAEAELEAAELEGDDPADPAITSP, translated from the coding sequence ATGCCCCGGCGAACAGGGCTGCGATCGCGCCCGATCCTGCTGCTCGCGTTCGCGTTCGCCGTGATGGCCGACCCCGTCTCGTCGGTGGCCTATGCCGTCGAGGCCGCCCTGAGAGCCCTCGACGGCGACCTGACCCTGCTCGTTCCCACTATGGGCCTCGTCGTCGGCATCGTCGCGGTCGTGATCATCAACTACCGGCAGCTCGTTGCCCGCTATCCCGGAGGCGGCGGCGCGGCCGGCGCTGCCGGCGAGGCCTTCGGTGACGCGTGGTCGTTCCTGCCGATCGGCGCGCTCATCGTCGACTTCGTGCCGACCATTGCGATCAGCGTGTCGGCAGGCGCCTCCGCCGTGATCGCCTACTTCCCGCAGCTCGCGCCGATGCGGCTCGCCCTCGCCCTCGGGCTCGTGCTCGTCGTGGGAGGAATCACGCTGTTCGGACACCTCGGGCGGGTGGTCTTCGCGGTCATGACGATCTCGTTCATCGTCGTCGCCGTCATCGTGCTGGCCTACGGGCTCGGCGCCGACCCCCAGCCGCCGGTGGATGCTCCGGTGACGTCTCCCGGCGGGGCCAGCATCTTCGCGGTGCTGCTCGCATTCCCCGTCGCGATGGCCCTCGCGACGGGCGTCGAGGCACCGTCGTCGGCAATCGCCCAGCTCGGTCAACTCGACAACGAGGGCCGCCGCCGATTCGGCCAACTCACCCTCTGGCTCACCCTTGGCGTGGTCGGCACGATCACGATCGGTCTGGCGGTCGAGATCGCCCGGCTGCAGATCGCGCTGCCGTCGGCCGACTCCACCCTCGTCGCCGAGCTGGCCAGGTTCGCCGCACCGGCGCCCGTGTTCGCGGCCTTCCAGCTCGTCACGGCGCTGCTGCTGCTCGCCGCCGCGAGCTCGTCATTCCAAGCCGGTCCCGGCCTGCTCGCCGCGCTCGCCGAGCGCTCGATCGGCAAGGGCCACGACATCGGCATCCTGCCGAGCGCACTGGGCCGCACCAACCGGGCGCGCACGCCCTACTGGGGAGTCGCCCTCTTCGGTGCGCTCGCCATGGTGATCGTTGTCGTCGGCGGCGGGCGCGACCAGGAGCTGGTGCTCTTCTACGCAGTGGCGGTGTTCATCAGCTTTCTCGCGGGCCTGGCCGCGATGGCCAAGTTCTCGAGGCAGGACGGACGCCGAGGCTACTTCGCCCTCAACGTGTTCGGGGCGGTCGTCGTGGGGTTCACCCTCGTCGCAAACCTCACCCGCGGCTACCCGCTCGTGAGCCTCGCGGCGACACTCCTCATTGCGGGTGCCCTTTTCTGGATGTGGGTGCGCGCCGGTCGCCCACGCGGGGTGCGCAATGTCGCGGCCGAGGCCGAGCTCGAGGCGGCGGA
- a CDS encoding 2-hydroxyacid dehydrogenase, which produces MERRLIIALPDEEIARRLCGLPGGVRIIVWDLGDPAPDVAIDLLVLRYMIPAAELRGLAAVSVTVAQSQTLGFDGVSEALPAGIVYCNAVDVHEASTGELALALILASQRGIGEAVTAQPRGEWAHAQHPGLAGKTVLLIGVGGVGREIESRLAPFDARIVRVGRSARTDARGEVHGMHSLGALLPGADIVVLAVPLVGDTHHLVDAGFLGLLRPGALVVNVARGGVVDTAALVDWLGAGRGRAAVDVTDPEPLPADHPLWTLPGVIVTPHLGGHTDAMAGRVDRVVLEQVRRMRAGEPPLNPVLGG; this is translated from the coding sequence GTGGAGAGAAGACTGATCATCGCCCTGCCCGACGAGGAGATCGCCCGGCGCCTGTGCGGACTGCCGGGCGGCGTGCGCATCATCGTCTGGGATCTCGGCGACCCCGCCCCCGACGTGGCCATCGACCTGCTCGTGCTCCGGTACATGATCCCGGCCGCCGAGCTGCGCGGGCTGGCGGCGGTGTCCGTCACGGTCGCGCAGAGCCAGACTCTCGGATTCGACGGGGTGAGCGAGGCGCTGCCGGCCGGCATCGTCTACTGCAACGCGGTCGACGTGCACGAGGCCTCGACCGGCGAGCTCGCCCTGGCGCTCATCCTCGCGAGTCAGCGCGGCATCGGCGAGGCCGTGACGGCGCAGCCGCGCGGCGAGTGGGCGCACGCCCAGCATCCGGGGCTCGCGGGCAAGACGGTGCTGCTGATCGGCGTCGGCGGGGTCGGCCGCGAGATCGAGAGCCGCCTCGCCCCCTTCGACGCGCGAATCGTGCGCGTCGGCAGGTCGGCGAGGACGGATGCCCGGGGCGAGGTGCACGGCATGCACTCGCTTGGCGCGCTGCTGCCGGGAGCCGACATCGTGGTGCTCGCCGTCCCGCTCGTGGGCGACACGCACCACCTCGTCGACGCCGGGTTCCTCGGTCTGCTGCGTCCCGGTGCGCTTGTGGTCAATGTCGCTCGGGGCGGCGTCGTCGACACTGCGGCCCTCGTGGACTGGCTGGGCGCCGGCCGCGGTCGGGCGGCGGTCGACGTGACCGACCCGGAGCCACTTCCCGCCGACCACCCACTGTGGACCCTGCCGGGGGTCATCGTCACCCCGCACCTCGGTGGCCACACCGACGCGATGGCCGGCCGGGTCGACCGGGTGGTGCTCGAACAGGTGCGCCGGATGCGGGCGGGCGAGCCGCCGCTCAATCCGGTTCTTGGCGGGTAG
- a CDS encoding FadR/GntR family transcriptional regulator: protein MPSTDRRAWQDVLARIEGDLVAGTIGPGDRLPPERTLATELGVGRSSVREALRVLEVLGLIRTQTGSGPQAGAIVVARPSGGMAALMRLQVAAGGFDVADVVATRLVLEAAVVTALAESRAVDLTAPAELLAAMDGELTTAEFLAIDAAFHVSLAAASGNDVIAAVMTGLRSSVEGYVLAGAAFLPSWELMAKRLRAEHRAIVDAIESRDAPLARTLVHDHITGYYADSKLAPLER from the coding sequence GTGCCGTCCACCGATCGCCGCGCCTGGCAGGACGTGCTCGCACGCATCGAGGGCGACCTGGTCGCCGGCACGATCGGCCCCGGCGACCGCCTTCCCCCCGAGCGCACCCTCGCGACCGAGCTCGGCGTCGGCCGCTCGTCAGTGCGCGAGGCGCTGCGGGTGCTCGAGGTGCTCGGTCTCATCCGCACTCAGACCGGCTCCGGCCCGCAGGCTGGCGCGATCGTCGTCGCCCGCCCCTCCGGCGGGATGGCGGCGCTCATGCGACTGCAGGTTGCCGCGGGGGGCTTCGATGTCGCGGACGTCGTCGCGACGAGGCTCGTGCTCGAGGCCGCCGTGGTCACTGCGCTGGCCGAGTCGAGAGCGGTTGACCTCACCGCGCCCGCGGAGCTACTCGCCGCGATGGACGGCGAACTCACGACCGCCGAATTTCTCGCGATCGACGCCGCCTTCCACGTGTCCCTCGCCGCGGCATCCGGCAACGACGTCATCGCCGCGGTCATGACAGGGCTGCGCAGCTCGGTTGAGGGCTACGTGCTCGCCGGCGCGGCCTTCCTGCCGTCGTGGGAGCTGATGGCCAAGCGCCTGCGGGCGGAACACCGCGCGATCGTCGATGCGATCGAATCCCGCGATGCACCGCTCGCCCGCACCCTCGTCCATGACCACATCACCGGCTACTACGCCGACAGCAAGCTCGCCCCCCTCGAAAGGTAG
- a CDS encoding alpha-hydroxy acid oxidase: MVQRRLPRYKDLAPLMNFATPELNAKKRRLAKALTIQDLKKIAQRRTPKAAFDYTEGAAEAEISLARARQAFQDIQFNPAILRDVSTVSTGWDVLGAPVAQPFGIAPTGFTRMMQTEGEIAGAGAAGAAGIPFALSTMGTTSIEDVKAENPHGRNWFQLYMWKDRDRSMALVERAAAAGYDTLLVTVDVPVAGARLRDKRNGFSIPPQLTVGTVLNALPRPEWWINFLTTEPLAFASLDRWSGTVGELLDSMFDPTVTFDDLAWIKAQWPGKVVVKGVQSLADARHLAEMGVDGITLSNHGGRQLDRAPIPFHLLPDVAREVGKDLEVHLDTGIMSGADIVASVALGARFTMIGRAYLYGLMAGGREGVDRTIEILSEQITRTMRLLGVNSLEELNPGHVLQLERLVPRAVAPSMVAAAEPAASRARRSGPPAAAAGVASGVASGAASGAASGVASGVASGAASGAASGAAS; encoded by the coding sequence ATGGTTCAACGTCGATTGCCGCGCTACAAAGACCTCGCACCGCTGATGAACTTCGCGACGCCAGAGCTCAACGCGAAGAAGCGCCGCCTCGCCAAGGCGCTCACCATTCAGGACCTGAAGAAGATCGCGCAGCGCCGCACACCCAAGGCGGCCTTCGACTACACCGAGGGCGCCGCCGAGGCCGAGATCAGCCTCGCCCGCGCCCGCCAGGCGTTCCAGGACATTCAGTTCAACCCTGCGATCCTGCGCGACGTTTCGACGGTGTCGACGGGCTGGGACGTGCTCGGCGCGCCCGTCGCGCAGCCGTTCGGCATCGCCCCGACGGGCTTCACCCGCATGATGCAGACCGAGGGCGAGATCGCCGGGGCCGGAGCGGCGGGAGCTGCGGGCATCCCCTTCGCCCTCTCCACCATGGGCACCACCTCGATCGAAGATGTCAAGGCCGAGAATCCCCACGGACGCAACTGGTTCCAGCTGTACATGTGGAAGGACCGCGACCGTTCGATGGCACTCGTCGAGCGCGCCGCGGCCGCCGGCTACGACACGCTTCTCGTCACGGTGGACGTCCCCGTCGCGGGGGCGCGCCTGCGCGACAAGCGCAATGGATTCTCGATCCCGCCGCAACTCACCGTCGGCACGGTGCTCAACGCGCTGCCGCGGCCGGAGTGGTGGATCAACTTCCTCACCACCGAGCCGCTCGCCTTCGCGTCGCTCGACCGCTGGTCCGGCACCGTCGGCGAGCTTCTCGACTCGATGTTCGACCCGACCGTGACCTTCGACGACCTCGCCTGGATCAAGGCGCAGTGGCCCGGCAAGGTCGTGGTCAAGGGCGTACAGAGCCTCGCCGATGCCCGCCACCTCGCCGAGATGGGCGTCGACGGCATCACGCTCTCCAACCACGGGGGGCGCCAGCTCGACCGCGCGCCGATCCCGTTCCACCTGCTGCCGGATGTCGCACGCGAGGTCGGGAAGGACCTCGAGGTACACCTCGACACGGGCATCATGTCGGGCGCCGACATCGTCGCATCCGTCGCCCTCGGGGCCAGGTTCACGATGATCGGACGCGCGTACCTCTACGGACTGATGGCCGGCGGTCGCGAGGGCGTCGACCGCACGATCGAGATCCTGTCAGAGCAGATCACGCGCACCATGCGGCTGCTCGGTGTGAACTCGCTCGAGGAGCTGAACCCCGGCCACGTGCTGCAGCTCGAGCGGCTCGTGCCGCGGGCCGTCGCGCCATCGATGGTCGCGGCAGCCGAGCCGGCTGCGTCACGGGCGCGGAGGAGTGGTCCGCCCGCGGCCGCGGCGGGCGTCGCGTCGGGCGTCGCGTCGGGCGCCGCGTCGGGCGCCGCGTCGGGCGTCGCGTCGGGCGTCGCGTCGGGCGCCGCGTCGGGCGCCGCGTCGGGCGCCGCCAGCTGA
- a CDS encoding fumarylacetoacetate hydrolase family protein — MELMRLGPVGREIPAVRMPSGEVFDLSGITADLDGAFFEGGGIQRVRDALSTPGALGVVADADQLRVGAPIARPRAVLCIGQNYAAHAAESGSAPPEVPILFFKHPNTIVGAYDDVLIPPGAEKVDWEVELGIVMGSRASYLASPEDALGHIAGFTVSNDVSERAFQREQSGGQWSKGKCCATFNPLGPVLVPADEIADVQALRIWSRVNGEKRQHSTTADMIFSAAYIVWHLSQYLVLDAGDLINTGTPEGVALSGNYPYLAAGDVLELGIEGLGQQRQQLVPTP, encoded by the coding sequence ATGGAATTGATGCGCCTCGGGCCTGTTGGCCGCGAAATCCCCGCCGTCCGGATGCCGAGCGGGGAGGTCTTCGATCTGTCAGGGATCACCGCCGACCTCGACGGCGCGTTCTTCGAGGGCGGCGGCATCCAGCGGGTGCGCGATGCCCTCTCGACGCCGGGCGCGCTCGGCGTTGTGGCGGACGCCGACCAGCTCCGCGTCGGCGCCCCGATCGCGAGGCCGCGAGCGGTGCTGTGCATTGGCCAGAACTACGCCGCCCATGCGGCCGAGTCGGGATCGGCGCCGCCGGAGGTTCCGATCCTGTTCTTCAAGCATCCGAACACCATCGTCGGCGCGTACGACGACGTGCTCATCCCTCCCGGCGCCGAGAAGGTCGACTGGGAGGTCGAGCTCGGAATCGTGATGGGCTCGCGGGCGAGCTACCTCGCCTCACCCGAGGACGCGCTCGGCCACATCGCCGGGTTCACCGTAAGCAACGACGTGTCGGAGCGCGCCTTCCAGCGCGAGCAGTCCGGCGGCCAGTGGTCGAAGGGCAAGTGCTGCGCCACCTTCAATCCGCTCGGGCCGGTGCTCGTGCCGGCCGACGAGATCGCCGATGTGCAGGCGCTGCGCATCTGGTCGCGCGTGAACGGCGAGAAGCGGCAGCACTCGACTACCGCCGACATGATCTTCTCCGCCGCCTACATCGTCTGGCACCTTTCGCAGTACCTCGTCCTCGACGCGGGCGACCTCATCAACACGGGCACCCCGGAGGGCGTGGCACTATCGGGCAACTACCCCTACCTCGCGGCGGGCGACGTGCTCGAGCTGGGCATCGAGGGCCTCGGCCAGCAGCGGCAGCAGCTCGTCCCGACCCCATAG
- a CDS encoding IS110 family transposase, whose amino-acid sequence MDVVHERAAGMDISKRDVKVCVRVPGKRPGTFEQKVTTWGATTSQVLELREHLLANRVTTVVMEATGDYWKPFYYLLESVLPVTLVNARDVRNFPGRKTDVSDAGWLAQLAAHGLVRASFVPPEPIRELRDLTRTRATIVQERSRHIQRIEKILEDAGIKLSSVVSQLNGVSARSILDALVAGERDPVKLAALAKGRLRAKIPELVEALTGRFRDHHAFMVNLHLTQLDHSATLIDEITARIEVVMEPFRVFRETLTTIPGVSVRVADVIIAETGGNMHIFPSPGHLASWAGVCPGSNESAGRVKSTKTRPGNAHLKAALGISALVITRQKNTHLAVKYRRIAARRGSIKAIVALEHSILVAVWKMGTTGEAFTELGPNYYSNRHPDRTKSNAINQLRTLGYQVTLTPTAA is encoded by the coding sequence ATGGACGTGGTCCATGAGCGTGCTGCGGGGATGGATATCTCCAAGCGGGACGTGAAGGTCTGTGTTCGAGTGCCTGGGAAACGGCCCGGGACGTTCGAGCAGAAAGTTACTACCTGGGGTGCAACAACGTCGCAGGTGCTGGAGTTGCGGGAGCATCTCCTCGCGAACCGGGTGACAACGGTTGTGATGGAGGCGACCGGTGATTATTGGAAGCCGTTCTACTATCTGTTGGAATCGGTGCTGCCGGTGACGCTTGTCAACGCGCGGGATGTGCGTAATTTCCCGGGCCGGAAAACGGATGTCTCGGACGCGGGCTGGCTGGCCCAACTGGCCGCTCACGGACTGGTGCGGGCCTCGTTCGTGCCACCGGAACCGATCCGGGAGTTGCGGGATCTGACCCGGACCCGGGCCACGATCGTGCAGGAGCGCAGCCGGCATATCCAGCGGATCGAGAAGATCCTCGAGGACGCCGGGATCAAGCTGTCCTCGGTGGTGTCCCAGCTGAACGGGGTCTCGGCGCGCAGCATCCTCGATGCCCTGGTCGCCGGGGAACGCGACCCCGTGAAACTTGCCGCTCTGGCCAAGGGCCGGCTGCGGGCGAAGATCCCGGAACTGGTCGAAGCCCTCACCGGACGGTTTAGGGACCACCACGCGTTCATGGTGAACCTGCACCTCACCCAACTCGATCACAGTGCGACCCTGATCGATGAGATCACCGCCCGAATCGAGGTGGTGATGGAACCCTTTCGGGTCTTTCGAGAGACCCTCACCACCATTCCGGGGGTCTCTGTTCGTGTTGCGGACGTGATCATCGCCGAGACCGGCGGGAACATGCATATTTTCCCCAGCCCCGGACATCTTGCGTCCTGGGCCGGGGTCTGTCCGGGATCGAACGAGTCCGCGGGACGAGTGAAATCGACCAAAACGCGCCCCGGTAATGCGCACCTGAAGGCCGCCCTCGGGATCTCCGCCCTGGTCATCACCCGACAGAAGAACACGCACCTCGCCGTGAAATACCGACGGATCGCCGCTCGGCGCGGCAGCATCAAGGCGATCGTCGCCCTCGAGCACAGCATCCTTGTCGCCGTCTGGAAGATGGGCACCACCGGGGAAGCCTTCACCGAACTCGGACCGAACTACTACTCCAACCGCCACCCCGACCGAACAAAATCCAACGCCATCAACCAGCTCCGCACCCTCGGATACCAGGTGACCCTCACCCCCACCGCAGCCTAA